In Isosphaera pallida ATCC 43644, the sequence GCATCCGCGGCCACGTCTCCAGCTTGACCTCCGAACCTCGCACCGACACAAAGGGACAAGGTGGTAAATCCATCCAGGTCCCTGAATTGATGTACGTAATCCCGTCTTCGGAAACCGCCGTCAACGGCAAGTGTGTGTGCCCACAGGTGACGTAACGATAACCTTGGCTGCGAGCGTATTCGATGGCCCGTTGCTGAATCAGAGTGCTGTTGCGCTGCCATCTCTTGGTGGTCCGACGCAACCATCTCGACGTATTGTGGGGCGCGTACTTCTGAATGAAGTAGTAAGTGCCGCATGCCAAGTTGGTCAGCAGCGCGTAGTTGGTGATGATCGTATCGAACTGGTCACCATGAAAGATCAGCAGATCGACTTCCCCATTGCGGTACACATACTCGTCCCAAATCTCGACGCCGACAATGTGGCTGACAATCTCCGCCGGGCCGTCGTGGTTGCCCCGCATCCAGACCACCTTGAAGTCGTCGCGGTCGGAATGCCGGCGGATCAGTTTTAGGCACGCAAAGTGACGCTTAGAGAGCCGCTTGAAGTTGAGGTCGTCGAAGATGTCGCCGTTGATGACGAGTTCACGGGTATGGTCCACCGCCCACTCGAGAAACTCCTCGATCAGTTTAGCCTGACAAAGCGCACTGCCCAAGTGGAGGTCGGAAATCACTAGGCAATCATAGGGTCGAGGGTCCGACGGATCGCGGGGGGGGATCGGATCGTCAGCGCGCTTGCGACGGATCGAAGGAAGCATGGAACGCCACTCGCCGAGGATAACGCCAGAGGATGAAGAACGGGGTTGACGCCGTCGGCGTCGGGGTCTGAGCTCAACCGATTCCAACCCGTCCCTTAGACCGCCCCATTCCCCTTCGACGCAACAGAGGAACCAAACCATCCGCGTCGCAATCCGAACCGCCAACGGCGATTGGTCCGATTCGGATCGGACCCGCAAACCACTTGGGAACCAGAAAATCATCGGGAAAGCCGTTCGATTGTATCACGTTGAGCCGTCCGAATCACCCCCTGGAATCAACGTTCTGCCACCTTCACGGCAACTCCATTCTGCGCACATGATCTCATCATTTTCGTGGTTCTGTTGACGTTGGTTCAGTTCAGTGAACTCGGAAGAGGGTCAAGCCGGGGGGATCGGGCACGAAGCCCAACGCCTTGAGCCAACCCTCAGCGATCGATTGGCGGACCGGAGCGCCGTTGAACCGTTCGACCCGCAGCCGGGCGTGGGCTCGGGAGTGGGACGTCGTGGGCAAGCCGGCGAACAGTTCCAGGGCGGCCCGGCATTCCGACTCCGAGGCCGAGGGGGGAGCGGTGAGGGTTTTGCCCTCCTGCTCGATCAACAACACTGGTCGGCCGCCTCGAAGCACCAACCAATGGCCGCGGTGACGCGCGAACGAGGCCCAAGCTCCCCCTTCACGGGCCGCTAAGGGAAGGTCGAACGGCGCGCCGGTTCCATACAAGTTGGCGGGATCAACCGCGGCGATCAAAAACGGGGTGTCGTCGGGATCGGGACGATGGGCCGAAAGTTGGTTCCATGCCTGGGGATCGGCGAACTGAGGACCGGAAAGGCCCTCCACGAAATGTCCCCGACGCACCTCCCCGCGCCATTCCAGACGATCCAACCGCGCGGCCAACTCTCGCCAGGGGGGAGCTTGAGGACACAGCGCGGCCAGTTCCCGAGTCAACACGCCATAGCGTGTCAGCAACGCCTCGATCCAGCGATCCCATCGGGACTCGGGGTCGCGTTGGGATGGCGTCTCGACCGTCAGGGCAAACCAACGGCCTTCGGTTCGCCCCCGTAGACGTCTGCGCGTCTCCGCGCCGATCCGCCACCCTCCTCGACGCGCGCCTCCTCTCCAGACGCTTTGGGAGTCTGCGAGTGACGGCGTGGGCAGGTCCCCTTCCTCCAGTGGTTCGAGGCGGTCGTTGGAGACCATCCCCCGCGCGGCTAGGTCGCGCAACGCTCTTCGAACCCGCGACGGTTCCCGACCCAACAACAAGGCTAAATCGTCCACAAACGAGGCTCCGCGACCTTTCAGCGTCTCCCAAACCTCGTTGGCAACGGGATCGGCCCCAGCAGGATTGGCTGGATCATCTGCGGCATGGTGGGCGTCCGCCTCGTTCAACATCCCGAGAAACTCCTGATCCACGAGCGCCACGAGCGCGTTGTTCAATCCCGGACCATCCCGAACGTCGGCTTGGGGACGGGCGCGCCATCGCCAACCCCAAGAAGCGAGCCGGTCCCCCAGCCAATCGGCCCGGAACCCGGCGATCCGCCCTGGCAACAAGCAAGTCTTCCAGGTGGGCCAGTCGGCGTGAACCCCCTGAAGCATGACCAGAACCCGATCCAGCGGGTCATGCTCCGGGTCGTCTCTTAGCGAAGAGGGGTCGGCGAAGCTCATCGTCAAACGGGTCGCAGGGTGGACGAATTGCCGACGCGCTATGAAGTCGGCGAAGACCTCGGGAGCCACCGCCACCGCCTCCCGTCGCTTGAGTGCCAACGTGACTCGGCGGATCGCCTCCAGGTTGGCGGGGTCGGCGAAACGGGGGTTGGTCGGGTGGGAAGCGTCGTCGCTCGGCACCTCACGGAGCTTGACTAAACGTCCCTCCCGCGCGAAACGCTCCAGCAGGTCAGTTGCTTCGGCGGCGTCCAGCGGGTAGCGGGCCACCAAGTCGTCCAGACCAACCAACGAACGGGTTCGCAGGTGCCTCAACAGAATCGTCTCCCGCGCCGTCTCGGCCCGTCGAGCGTCGTCATCGCCGTTACCATCACCGACGCGGCCGGCCTGGAAGGCGGCGTGATACAACGGCCAATCCTCGGCGGCAATCCAAGCGTCCCCGGCGCGGAGGGGAAACCGGACGGCGCGTCCTTGGGCTTCCAGGTCGGCGAGGTGGGCGGCCATCGCGCCGACGAGTTCGTGGGGCAACAGGTCGCCCATGCGTTGCAAACGTTGGGCGGTCTCCTCAATCACCCGGGGCGGTTGTCCACCGTCGCGCAGACGGTCCTCGACCCGCTGGGCGGCCAGATCGTCGATCAGTTCTAACGTGATCGGATCAAGGTCGCCCGAACGGGTTTGGGCGGCCCGCTCGAAGCGATCCGCCGAGTTCCGACCACGACGCCCGCCCCCGCGACGATGGCCAACCGGCTGATCCCACTCGTATAAAAATGTTGATTGAAACTGATGGATCAGTCCCGAGGCAAATGGCGAGGGGCGGCCCGAGACGCTGCGATGGGTCGCCAACCGAACTCGGCCGGCTTGGAGGTCGTCGAGCAGTTGGGTGAGGCCGGGAAGGTCCAGGTCTTCCTCAAGGCATTGCCGATGGGTTTCCAGAACGATGGGGAAGTCCGGAAACCCCCGCGCCACCTGGAGTAGATCCTTAGCGCGTAGGCGTTGCAACCAAAGCGGCGAGCGTCGTCCGGGATGAGGACGGGGCATCAGCAAGGCGCGGCCGGCGTTCTGGCGGAACCTCATGCCGAACAACGGGCTCTCGGCGAGTTCGTCCAGCAGACGTTGACGGGCTTCGGCGGCGGTCAGGCGCGTGAGCAGATCCAACGGCGGTTGATCCGTGCCGGGCAGACGAATCAACACACCGTCGTCGCCGTGAAGCGAGGCGGCTTCGATCCCCAAACGCTCGCGGATCAGGCTGATTAGAACCAAACGCAGAGCATGGTGGATTGCGCTTCCCCAGGGGGAAAGGACCGCCAAGCCAGTTTCGCCGGTGGGGTCGAGAAACGCTTCGATGAGGATGGTTTGATCGTCAGGGGCGACTCCGGCCTGTTGGACCTGACGGCGCACGTAGCGCAGCAAGGCCCAGGCGGCGTGGGATTCCAAATCATGGTCGCGTCGCAGAATCTCCAAGGCGTGGGCCTCCTCAGGCGAGCCGGGACGAACCCCGGCCAGCCAGCGGGTGATGCGCCCCACCTCGGCCCCGAGTTCCCGACTGCGCCCGCTTCCTTCGCCCCTCCAGAACGGCACGAAGGCCGCTTGACCGCTCGCCGGCGCGACGACGACCCCGTGAGGCTCAATCGCCTCGATCCGCCAGGTCGAGGTCCCCAGGCTGAAGGTTTCGCCGACCCGACGCTCCAACACAAACTCCTCGTCCAACTCGCCTAACCGGGGACCATTCCCGCCCAGACGCACCGGATATTGGCCGGTCTCGGGAATCGCCCCGCCGTTCACAATCGCCAACCGCGCCGAGCCGGGAAGCGGATGCAGACGATTGTGGATGCGATCCCACACCACCCGGGCGCGAAAATCCCGCAGCGCCGCCACGTCGAATCGACCTGTGACCAGATTCAAGGCCGATTCAAAGGCGGCTTCGGACAACGCCACGTAAGGGTCAGCCCGTCGCACCAGATCGTACACCGCGCGAACCTCAATGGGACCGCCCGCGACAATCGCCACGATTTGTTGCGCCAACACATCCAGACAATTGCGGGGCGGGCGGGTTGGCTCGACTTGACCCTCCTTCATGAGCTTGACCAAGGCGGCGGCCTCCAGCAGGTCGCCTCGGGTCTTGGCGATGAGTTTGCCCTTGGAACTGGCCCCTACGACGTGGCCGGCCCGACCCACCCTCTGCAACGCGCGGGAGACCCGACCAGGTGATTCGATTTGACACACCAAGTCGATCGCCCCCATGTCGATGCCCAACTCGAGCGAGGCCGTTGCCGCCACCGCCTTGAGACGACCGGCCTTGAGCTCCTCCTCGGTGGCCCGCCGTTGCTCCAAGCTGAGGCTGCCGTGGTGGGCACGAACCAAGAGCGATGCGGAGTTCCAGGATGCCCCCGCCTCTCGTGATTTGGTTGAGGCGTCTTGGTCCTGGTGTCGCTCGTTGAGCCGGGCGGCCAGGCGTTCGACCACCCGGCGGTTGTTAGCGAAGATCAGTGTGGAGCGATGTTGGTCAATCCATTCGAGTAAACGTCGCTCCAACGATGGCCAGATCGAACGCTCGGCGAGCGACTCGCCCCGACGGGAACCGTGGGCGCGTGGTACGTCGCCACGGGATTTGGCGGCAGTCCGCTCGGAGGGCAGGATCACCTCCAGGTCGAGTTGGCGGCGCTGGCCGGCGTCCACGATGGCGACGGGTCGCGGAACCAGGCGAGTCGGATTGGTTGGGTCGGTGGTGTGACCGCCCAGGAATCGCGCGGCGGTCTCCAGCGGTCGAACCGTCGCCGACAACCCAATCCGCACGAAGGGACCAGCGCGAAGCGCCTCCAAACGTTCCAGCAGAAGCGCGAGGAAGACGCCACGCTTGTCGTTCAGAAGCGCGTGAATCTCATCGACGATGACGTATTCGACGGTCCTGAGTCCCTCGCGGGCCTTCGAGGTCAGAAGGATGTTCAACGACTCAGGCGTGGTGACGAGCAGATCAGGGGGCTTGATTCGCATGCGGCGGCGCGCGTCGGGTGGGGTGTCGCCGCTTCGGACGCCCAGGGTCAGGCGGGGAAGCGGCGTCCCTTGTTCTTCGGCCACCGCGAGGATGCCGTCGAGCGGGGCCTCCAGGTTGCGGGCCACGTCGGCGTTGAGCGCCTTGAGGGGCGAGATGTAAAGGATCCGCGTCCCTGAACCCGCGGCGGGATGTCTCCAAAGATGATCGAGTGCCGCGAGGAAGGCGGCCAGAGTCTTGCCCGAGCCGGTGGGCGCGACGATCAAGGCGTGACGCCCCGCCCGAATCACGGGCCAGCCCAGACGTTGAGGAGGCGTGACCTCGGCAAAACAGCGTTGGAACCAGATCCGCACCGGCGGTAGGAAGGCGTCAAGGGGATCGTCCGCCTCGGTGGTTGCGATGGTGGGGGGCTCTGGTACGATCCAAGAGCAAGTTGCCATCTTCGACTTCGAAACGGCTGGACCCCCGCCTCCCGCAGCGCGTGTTGGCGCGGGCGGCAGAGAAGAAGGCGCGACCGGCTGTGTTGCGATTGGGTCGTTTGACCAGGGCGACGGCTGGACAACCGGAACGGTAACCGGTGAAGACACGCTTGACGAGGGCGACTCCGGGTTGGGTTGAGCGGACGACGAGCGACGACGCGAAGGGGAACGAGCCATGACGGGGTCCATCCTGATGACGGGGGGCGCGGGCTGCATCGGTTCATGGGTCGCCAAGCTGCTGTTGGAAGACGATCGCCCGGTGACGATCCTCGACCTGAAACCCGACACCCGCCGCTTAAGTTGGATCGTGGACGATCCCAAGATCATCTCCAAGGTGAAATTTGTCCAGGGCGACGTGGCAGACGTGGAGACTGTCATCGCGGCCGCCGAGGGGTGCGGAGCCGAAGCGATTCTCCACTTGGCCGGGTTGCAAGTGCCGGTCTGTCGCGCCGATCCGTTGATGGGCGCGCGGGTCAACGTGCTGGGCACCCTCGCGGTTTTCGAGGCGGCGCGACGCTCGCAAGGCCGGATCGGCCGGGTGGTTTACGCAAGTTCAGCAGCGGTCCACGGTATCGATCCCGACGGCCTGGCGGAACGAGGGAACCAGAGCGAACTCGGCCCGGTAGCCGACGATGCCCGTTTGACCCCGACGACCCACTATGGCGCGTTCAAGGTCTGCAACGAGTTGAACGCGCGGGTCTACTGGTTGGAACATCGTCTGACGAGCATCGGTTTGCGTCCCTGGACGGTGTACGGGGTGGGCCGCGACTTCGGCCTGACCAGTGAACCGACCTCCGCGATCCTGGCCGCGGCGGCAGGCCGTCCGTTCGCCATTTCCTATGGAGGATTGCAAGACCTTCAATACGTCCGCGACGTGGCGGCCGCCTTCCTGGCGGCGGTCGATCGTCCGTTTCAAGGAGCCGAGGCGTTCAACGTGCGGGGCGAAGTCGTACCGATCGAGCGGTTCGTCGCCACCCTGGAGGAGGTGGTTCCCGAGGCGAAAGGCACGATCACGCACGGGGTCGCCCCCTTGCCAATCGCGCCCGATCTGGACGCCTCGGGACTTGCCCGCGCCCTTGGTCCCCTGCCCCGAACCTCGCTGGCCGAGGGCATCCGCGCCACCTACGAACGGTTTCAGCGGCTGCTGGCCGAGGGCCGGATTTCGGCGTGAGCACCGATAGCCCCAGGGGGATCGGCCCGCTAGGGCGTCACGCCGTCCTCGGCCGCGCCGCGACGCTTTGAAACGGATCGCGTTCGCGTCGCGCGGCGTGAACCCGAAGGGTTGGAAAGGCCTCGGACAAACGCGCGGCCAGGCGTTCGACGCCGGGGCGCTCAGTGGCATAATGGCCCGCGAGGATCAGGCCGATGCCTTCCTGGAACGCTTCCAGCCCGCGATGGAACCGCGCCTCGCCGGTCAATAGCGCGTCGGCCCCAGCGCGTCGGGCGTCGCCCAGGACATCGTCCCCCGCACCGCACATGATCGCCAAAGTTCGCGCGGGTCGCGTTGGATCGCCCGCCAGTTCGACCTTGGGAAGTCCTAAAACCCGCGCGACATGGGCGGCCAGGGATTCCAGGGTGTGGGATTCGTCCAGTGTACCGATTCGCCCCACACCGGGACCGCGGCCCGGCGTGTGGAGCTTCACCAAGTCATAAGCTGGCTCCTCATATGAGTGGGCCTGAATCACGGCACGCACCACCTCATCCACCCGTTCGGGCGGACAAACCATCTCCAGGCGAACCTCCTCGACGGTTTCGAGTCGCCCGGCCTGGCCGATGGTCGGGTTGGTGGCATCTCCTCCCAAGAACGTTCCCCGACCCCGGAGCTCAAACGAGCAAAAGGTGTAGTCACCAATCACCCCCGCGCCGGCCTGGGCCGCGGCGCGGCGTACTGGCTCTAGGTCAGACTCGGGAGTGAAGACGACCAGTTTGAATTGCTCGGTGGCGGCCGGAGGCCGCAATGGCCGCACGTCGTTCAAGCCCAAACGTTGCGCGAGTTCATCGTTGATCCCTCCCGGGCAGTTGTCAAAGGCGGTGTGGGGCGAGTACACCGCAACCCCCGCGCGGGCTAAGGTCCAGAGGAATCCGGTGTCGCCGCGGTCGGCCCGCAACCGTTTGATACCGCGGAACAAGATCGGGTGATGACTCACAATGAGATCGATCTGATCGGCGATCGCCTCAGCGGCAGTTTGGGGAGTGACGGTCAAACAGGTCATCACACGAGTCACGGGCGCGTCGGGGTCGCCCATGAGCAGGCCGACGTTGTCCCAATCCTCGGCCAGCGAAAGCGGAGCGAACCGTTCCAGCCAGCAGGTCAGGTCGCGCACACGGAGCGGTTCGCTCGTGGGTTCGGCGATCGTGTTGGTCGTCATTGGTGGTCGCCTTGAGTTACGGGTCGTTGCTCAGTCCGTCCGTCCGTCAATCAATCTCTCCGTTAATCGACTGGTTGGACAACGATTCACGGATCGCCTGAGCCAGCGCGCTGGCAACCGGGCCGGGACGCTCGCCTTGAGGTGCTCGCCAGCGTCCCAGAATCGCGGCCACTGGCATCAGTCCGCGCGCGGCGTTGGTCAGGAAGAGTTCATCAACGCAAGCGAGTTCGGTGGTCGGATCCAGCCCAGCGCACTCCTCGATCTTCCAGAGTCTCCCGGCGACCTCCAAGACCAGACCGCGCATCACGCCGGGCAGGATTGGGCGGTCGGTTGCGGTGGTGAAGAGGGTTTGGCCCCGGACCCAAAACAGATTGGACCGCGACGCCTCCAACCAAAGCCCATCCGTGTCGGCAACGATTACCTCGTCGCTCCCTGGAGCGCGATGTTCGAAGACCCAGCGTCGGGTCCAATAGTTGAGGGTCTTGAACCTGGCGAGGGGATCGACGCGGCCCAGGCTGACGGCCGAGATGTCCAGGATCAGACCCGGACGGGTCATCCAGGCATCTTGGTCGTGGGGACTCAGGCCGAACGGGTCAGGGTCCAGCCATTGTCGCAGGGTGGCCCAGACCAGACAGGAACCGGGACGATCCCCCCCACCGGAAACGTTAACCCGGAGCGCTGCGTCGGCCTGAGGGGAGACCTGCGGACTTCGGCAGGCGTGGACGAGTTGGATCAGGTCAGCGGCGCTCGGCAGGTCGGCGGGATCGAGCGGAAGGCCCAGACGTTGGGCTGAATCGAGCAAACGCCGGCGATGACGCGCCCAAAGCCGCGGTTCTCCCCGCCAGGTGCGGACGGTCTCGAACAGACCCAACCCGTGTTCCAATGTGCGGTCCTCAATTGGGAGCGCGAGGGCCGATTCATAGCGGATTCGCCCTGCGCGCCAAATGGGGTGGGGAGCGGGACGGTCTTGAATTAGGGAGGCAGTCACGGCAAAGGGATGTCCTCGAACTCGAACTCCAGGGGGATGCGGGTCAGTTTCACCGGGGTCTCATACAGAAGGCGGTAGTCGGATGGCTTGCCGGGGATATCCACGAACAGATATTCAAAACCGACTCGATTCCCACCGGTTTGGGTGGGTGAAAAGCCGCCGTTGAGCTCGATCCGCGAGCCGTCGGCGCGCTCCAGGGCAATCATGTTGCTGAACATCCCTTGACGGAAGCTCTCCAACACGGTGCCGGTCTGGTTGTACTCGACCAGCATTTCGACCTTCCAGACGAATTCCTCGACGCGCAACGAGTTGAGCGTCACCGTCACGCCGCGATCGCTTTGGCGTTGATTGGGTTGGGAGGCGTCGGGGAAACGGAACACGCGGCGGACCGAGGGGACCGTGACCTCGCCTCGAACAGCCAGCCGTTTGATGGTTTGAGCGTCGCGGAACGGCGGTTCGAGATCCAAGTTGACTTCGATGATCGGATTCTCTGGCCTCAGCATCGTTTCGAGGACTTCCCCCTCGACGCGGGGGCGAATTGGTCGATCCTGATCGTCCACGATGGTCAGGTCGCTCATGGGCAACCGCAACAGCATCGGACGCAACCGCGGTTCCCAGGCGATCTCCAGCAGCAGACTGGCGGTCTGCACGCCATCGCGGAAGTTGTCCACCGCGCCGTATTGCACTAGTTCGACCCGGAAGGGACCGGGATAACGCACCAGGGCGCGGGAGAGCTCCGCGTTGGGGTTGGGTGAGATGACCATGCCGGGATTCAGCGCGATCGTGCCGTCGGCGGAATAGAACGAAGGAACAATCCCGACACGTGCGCACACCTCATCAAGCGCTTTGAGGAATGGCTGGTCGATCAAGGCCAAATTCAGGGTCGGGTTGGCGTCATCGTCGCGGCGGTCGGTGATGAGGTTGCCGGTTTGGCGTTGGAGCTCGCGCAGCGCCTCGGAGAGGCGAAACGACCCTTCAAGAGTCACTCGGGAGCCTTTGAGCGCGACCGCGTCGGCCGCCTCACGCAGCGTGTTGCGAATTTGGACCAGCGGCGAATCGACCGGTTCTCCCTCTTGGTCGGCGGGCAGGTATTCCAGAACGCGGGGACCGAGTTTGAGCAGCGCTTCACGCGCGCGGGCGACCACCTGAGGGTCGGGATCGCCCAGACGCTCGACGAGTTGAGCGACCCGATCCTTGAGCGTCTCGTCGGCTTGTCCCCGGGCGTTGGTCGGCATCAACCCGAGCATCCCGCAGGCCATCCAAAAACTTATCATTACATAAAAAACACGACAACATCGCAGACCACTATCCGATTGGAACAGCATTGGCGAAGCCTCCCGAGCGACGAGGAGTTGAGTGGGGTTCGGTGGGGTTCAACCAACATACCAACGGCCGTTTTCCATGACCACGCGATCATCGACCGTGATTCGTCCCTTGGAGCGGAGGTCGAGGATGAGGTCCCAGTGGAGCGACGATTCATTGACGCCGCCGGTCTCGGGGTAGCTTTGGCCGAGGGCGAGGTGGACGGTGCCGCCGATTTTTTCGTCGTAGAGGATGCTACCGGTGAAGCGGTCGATCCCGGAGTTGAGACCGATGCCGAATTCGCCCAGACGACGCGCGCCGGGGTCAAGGTCGAGCATCGAGAGCAGATACGCCTCCTCGGCCTGGGCGCGGGCGTGGACCACGACACCGTCGCGGAATTCCAGTTCGATCCCCTCTAAGCGTCGCCCGTCGCGGCAGACCGGGAAGGTGGAGCGAAGCCGCCCCTGGATGCTCTCCTCGATGGGTCCGGTGAAGATTTCACCCGAGGGCATGTTACGACGGCCATCGGAGTTGATCCAGGTTCGCCCAGCCACCGAGAAGGTCAAATCGGTGTCGTCGCCCTCGATGCGGACCGTGCGGGCACCGGTCATGAACTTGATCAGGCCGGCCTGACGACGGCCCAGGTCGCGCCAGGCTTCTGCGGGGTCGGGCTGGTCCAAAAACATTGAGCGGGCCACGTAATTGGTGTAGTCCTCCAACGTCATGTTGGCTTCGGCGGCATAGGCGGCAGTGGGGTATTGGGTGATGACCCAGCGGTTGCGGCGGCTCAGTTCCCGCAGGTTCCCCAAAGCGCGGTCGCGGATCGCCTGGCGGCGGGGATCGACCTGGGCCATTGAGCGGGTGTCGATCTCGGCGGCGATGCGGATGCGGCAGGGGACTGTCTCGGCCTCGTAAGCCAGCGTCATTGGATAGCGGCTCAATTGAGTCTCGCTGGCGTGGAGCAGGCGGTATTCCTCCAGCCCCGGCAAGCTCAGGCGCAACAATGGATGACCGCCTCGGTCAATCACCGCGCGGAAGCAGGCTTCGACCAGCGGGCGGGCCTCCAACTCTGAGACAATCGCCACGGCCTCCCCTGGCTGAACTGCCAGGCAGTACCCGGTCAACAAGTCGGCCCACTTGGCCACCTGGGTCTCGTCCATCGTCGCGCCTCGCTCAGGCCGTTCAAGGGGATGGGGATGTTGGTTGTCTGCTGCCGTCGCGTCCAGCTTGATCTTACAAGCGTCGCAACCGGAATGCAATCAGGCCTTCTCAGACGATCCGGGTTCCGGGACGTTGAGCCAGCAGCGCCCCCAGACCCAGCCCGG encodes:
- a CDS encoding UDP-2,3-diacylglucosamine diphosphatase, with amino-acid sequence MLPSIRRKRADDPIPPRDPSDPRPYDCLVISDLHLGSALCQAKLIEEFLEWAVDHTRELVINGDIFDDLNFKRLSKRHFACLKLIRRHSDRDDFKVVWMRGNHDGPAEIVSHIVGVEIWDEYVYRNGEVDLLIFHGDQFDTIITNYALLTNLACGTYYFIQKYAPHNTSRWLRRTTKRWQRNSTLIQQRAIEYARSQGYRYVTCGHTHLPLTAVSEDGITYINSGTWMDLPPCPFVSVRGSEVKLETWPRMLEGPFHSSDQTAVTIQTSSTRPESAAPCETACSNADPMSIAASYNATTPPG
- a CDS encoding DEAD/DEAH box helicase — encoded protein: MATCSWIVPEPPTIATTEADDPLDAFLPPVRIWFQRCFAEVTPPQRLGWPVIRAGRHALIVAPTGSGKTLAAFLAALDHLWRHPAAGSGTRILYISPLKALNADVARNLEAPLDGILAVAEEQGTPLPRLTLGVRSGDTPPDARRRMRIKPPDLLVTTPESLNILLTSKAREGLRTVEYVIVDEIHALLNDKRGVFLALLLERLEALRAGPFVRIGLSATVRPLETAARFLGGHTTDPTNPTRLVPRPVAIVDAGQRRQLDLEVILPSERTAAKSRGDVPRAHGSRRGESLAERSIWPSLERRLLEWIDQHRSTLIFANNRRVVERLAARLNERHQDQDASTKSREAGASWNSASLLVRAHHGSLSLEQRRATEEELKAGRLKAVAATASLELGIDMGAIDLVCQIESPGRVSRALQRVGRAGHVVGASSKGKLIAKTRGDLLEAAALVKLMKEGQVEPTRPPRNCLDVLAQQIVAIVAGGPIEVRAVYDLVRRADPYVALSEAAFESALNLVTGRFDVAALRDFRARVVWDRIHNRLHPLPGSARLAIVNGGAIPETGQYPVRLGGNGPRLGELDEEFVLERRVGETFSLGTSTWRIEAIEPHGVVVAPASGQAAFVPFWRGEGSGRSRELGAEVGRITRWLAGVRPGSPEEAHALEILRRDHDLESHAAWALLRYVRRQVQQAGVAPDDQTILIEAFLDPTGETGLAVLSPWGSAIHHALRLVLISLIRERLGIEAASLHGDDGVLIRLPGTDQPPLDLLTRLTAAEARQRLLDELAESPLFGMRFRQNAGRALLMPRPHPGRRSPLWLQRLRAKDLLQVARGFPDFPIVLETHRQCLEEDLDLPGLTQLLDDLQAGRVRLATHRSVSGRPSPFASGLIHQFQSTFLYEWDQPVGHRRGGGRRGRNSADRFERAAQTRSGDLDPITLELIDDLAAQRVEDRLRDGGQPPRVIEETAQRLQRMGDLLPHELVGAMAAHLADLEAQGRAVRFPLRAGDAWIAAEDWPLYHAAFQAGRVGDGNGDDDARRAETARETILLRHLRTRSLVGLDDLVARYPLDAAEATDLLERFAREGRLVKLREVPSDDASHPTNPRFADPANLEAIRRVTLALKRREAVAVAPEVFADFIARRQFVHPATRLTMSFADPSSLRDDPEHDPLDRVLVMLQGVHADWPTWKTCLLPGRIAGFRADWLGDRLASWGWRWRARPQADVRDGPGLNNALVALVDQEFLGMLNEADAHHAADDPANPAGADPVANEVWETLKGRGASFVDDLALLLGREPSRVRRALRDLAARGMVSNDRLEPLEEGDLPTPSLADSQSVWRGGARRGGWRIGAETRRRLRGRTEGRWFALTVETPSQRDPESRWDRWIEALLTRYGVLTRELAALCPQAPPWRELAARLDRLEWRGEVRRGHFVEGLSGPQFADPQAWNQLSAHRPDPDDTPFLIAAVDPANLYGTGAPFDLPLAAREGGAWASFARHRGHWLVLRGGRPVLLIEQEGKTLTAPPSASESECRAALELFAGLPTTSHSRAHARLRVERFNGAPVRQSIAEGWLKALGFVPDPPGLTLFRVH
- a CDS encoding NAD-dependent epimerase/dehydratase family protein, coding for MTGSILMTGGAGCIGSWVAKLLLEDDRPVTILDLKPDTRRLSWIVDDPKIISKVKFVQGDVADVETVIAAAEGCGAEAILHLAGLQVPVCRADPLMGARVNVLGTLAVFEAARRSQGRIGRVVYASSAAVHGIDPDGLAERGNQSELGPVADDARLTPTTHYGAFKVCNELNARVYWLEHRLTSIGLRPWTVYGVGRDFGLTSEPTSAILAAAAGRPFAISYGGLQDLQYVRDVAAAFLAAVDRPFQGAEAFNVRGEVVPIERFVATLEEVVPEAKGTITHGVAPLPIAPDLDASGLARALGPLPRTSLAEGIRATYERFQRLLAEGRISA
- a CDS encoding Nif3-like dinuclear metal center hexameric protein, translating into MTTNTIAEPTSEPLRVRDLTCWLERFAPLSLAEDWDNVGLLMGDPDAPVTRVMTCLTVTPQTAAEAIADQIDLIVSHHPILFRGIKRLRADRGDTGFLWTLARAGVAVYSPHTAFDNCPGGINDELAQRLGLNDVRPLRPPAATEQFKLVVFTPESDLEPVRRAAAQAGAGVIGDYTFCSFELRGRGTFLGGDATNPTIGQAGRLETVEEVRLEMVCPPERVDEVVRAVIQAHSYEEPAYDLVKLHTPGRGPGVGRIGTLDESHTLESLAAHVARVLGLPKVELAGDPTRPARTLAIMCGAGDDVLGDARRAGADALLTGEARFHRGLEAFQEGIGLILAGHYATERPGVERLAARLSEAFPTLRVHAARRERDPFQSVAARPRTA
- a CDS encoding aminotransferase class IV; the protein is MTASLIQDRPAPHPIWRAGRIRYESALALPIEDRTLEHGLGLFETVRTWRGEPRLWARHRRRLLDSAQRLGLPLDPADLPSAADLIQLVHACRSPQVSPQADAALRVNVSGGGDRPGSCLVWATLRQWLDPDPFGLSPHDQDAWMTRPGLILDISAVSLGRVDPLARFKTLNYWTRRWVFEHRAPGSDEVIVADTDGLWLEASRSNLFWVRGQTLFTTATDRPILPGVMRGLVLEVAGRLWKIEECAGLDPTTELACVDELFLTNAARGLMPVAAILGRWRAPQGERPGPVASALAQAIRESLSNQSINGEID
- a CDS encoding aminopeptidase, whose translation is MDETQVAKWADLLTGYCLAVQPGEAVAIVSELEARPLVEACFRAVIDRGGHPLLRLSLPGLEEYRLLHASETQLSRYPMTLAYEAETVPCRIRIAAEIDTRSMAQVDPRRQAIRDRALGNLRELSRRNRWVITQYPTAAYAAEANMTLEDYTNYVARSMFLDQPDPAEAWRDLGRRQAGLIKFMTGARTVRIEGDDTDLTFSVAGRTWINSDGRRNMPSGEIFTGPIEESIQGRLRSTFPVCRDGRRLEGIELEFRDGVVVHARAQAEEAYLLSMLDLDPGARRLGEFGIGLNSGIDRFTGSILYDEKIGGTVHLALGQSYPETGGVNESSLHWDLILDLRSKGRITVDDRVVMENGRWYVG